From Pseudoalteromonas rubra, one genomic window encodes:
- a CDS encoding ATP-binding protein, whose translation MKTSKLSIRLLWYITPLVILPLLLLGGFTLTNVTSSTQKQAKLIVSRFVEQQQQKMFNYMEIYQSTTKLLSTSPVLSDFLSLPENEVQEKTQRLGALMDVFASYSEAYPDIISINLVNEHGQSHAFYASNLNRAPQSYPFFVQVRQSNLRQQQFMQASHNGGTQLYFVQQIYGVDFNLNRPQREGYIIVQVAPSIISSSILEAPYDNTLNLLVSASGEVLFSSDSHFNQSFLSAEEMAQINGLADKGKLDSLVLPSIDNLRRMTYSAQLSGGYYYISTIPKTILYQSGKAISLTTALIVILSVITLPILIFIVVRNLLLTPIELLGEASHRVGDGDLSVALPAHDDDEVGILFDDFNHMIKQIRDFQGELEDYKLHLEEKVENRTRALEEMNRQLEVAIAEAEQASQLKSRFLANMSHEIRTPLTAIMGFTEQILHYPNATNSALHLDTILRNSRHLLELINNILDLSKIEAEKLAVEQDPIELLHLLKDVESIIAPMAEQKQLDFTVHYALPLPQQLFSDETRLKQILLNIATNAVKFTETGSIQINARYRSDTARFEFEIKDSGIGMSQGEMSRVFKPFEQADSTTTRRFGGTGLGLCISKNLAQLLGGDVSVESAQGVGSCFIISVAANHPTQDFAWIDDEGQLSHDHVISAQQLEQTQLEAEILLAEDNPDNQELLTLLLGAWGLKPDIASNGAQAVEMALVNDYDLILMDMQMPVMGGLEATEMLRHAAYDGPIIALTANVMKHDIDTYLAAGCDATLAKPIDREKLGAVLLNYLQLEDDKNSQWNSLLQSEKYLQISRNYVEKLPDQLIQLEQLFGDQEWESLRALAHSLKGSAGCFGFSNIHSAAGDLETCLREDNPTKWEYAMLTLTQAIRYTLEQEHA comes from the coding sequence ATGAAGACAAGTAAGCTGAGTATCAGGCTATTATGGTATATCACCCCTTTGGTGATATTGCCGCTGTTACTGCTCGGCGGCTTTACGCTGACCAATGTCACCAGCTCTACCCAAAAGCAGGCAAAGCTCATTGTCAGTCGATTCGTTGAACAACAGCAGCAAAAAATGTTCAACTATATGGAAATCTATCAATCCACGACCAAATTGTTGTCAACCTCTCCGGTACTCAGTGATTTTTTAAGCCTGCCAGAAAACGAAGTTCAGGAAAAAACACAACGTCTGGGTGCGCTCATGGATGTGTTCGCCAGTTACAGTGAGGCCTATCCGGATATCATTAGCATCAACCTGGTTAATGAACATGGCCAGAGTCATGCCTTTTATGCCAGTAATCTTAACCGGGCGCCTCAATCCTATCCCTTTTTTGTCCAGGTCCGACAAAGTAACTTACGTCAGCAGCAGTTTATGCAAGCGTCGCATAATGGCGGCACACAGCTGTATTTTGTGCAGCAGATTTATGGGGTGGATTTCAACCTAAACCGGCCTCAGCGTGAGGGCTACATTATTGTTCAGGTCGCCCCGTCAATCATCAGTAGTAGTATTCTGGAAGCCCCCTATGACAACACGCTGAACCTGCTGGTATCAGCGTCGGGCGAAGTCTTATTCAGCTCCGACAGTCATTTTAATCAGAGCTTTTTGAGCGCTGAGGAAATGGCACAGATCAATGGCCTGGCAGATAAAGGAAAACTGGACTCTCTGGTGTTACCGTCCATTGATAACCTGCGGCGCATGACCTACAGCGCACAGCTCAGTGGCGGTTATTATTATATCTCAACCATACCTAAAACAATTTTATATCAGTCAGGTAAAGCGATCAGCCTGACCACCGCCCTGATTGTTATCCTGTCCGTCATTACACTTCCCATTCTGATCTTCATTGTGGTGAGAAACTTACTGCTGACTCCCATAGAACTACTCGGGGAAGCCAGCCACCGTGTCGGGGATGGCGACTTATCGGTCGCACTGCCCGCCCATGACGATGACGAAGTTGGCATTTTGTTTGATGACTTTAACCATATGATCAAACAGATCCGGGATTTCCAGGGGGAGCTGGAAGACTACAAACTGCATCTGGAAGAAAAAGTCGAAAACCGTACCCGGGCGCTGGAAGAAATGAATAGACAGCTAGAGGTGGCGATTGCCGAAGCCGAACAAGCCAGCCAACTGAAAAGCCGTTTCCTGGCCAATATGAGCCACGAGATCCGCACACCGCTGACTGCCATTATGGGCTTTACCGAGCAGATACTTCATTACCCTAATGCCACTAACTCAGCCCTGCACCTGGATACCATTTTGCGCAATTCCAGACACTTACTGGAATTAATCAATAACATTCTGGACTTGTCCAAGATTGAGGCCGAGAAACTGGCTGTTGAACAAGACCCCATAGAATTGCTTCATTTACTGAAGGATGTGGAGTCAATTATTGCTCCCATGGCAGAGCAAAAGCAGCTGGATTTCACCGTACACTATGCCTTGCCGTTGCCTCAGCAACTCTTCAGTGATGAAACCCGCCTCAAACAGATCCTGCTTAACATCGCGACGAATGCAGTTAAGTTTACTGAGACAGGCAGTATTCAGATCAATGCCCGGTACCGCTCAGACACAGCCCGATTTGAATTTGAAATCAAAGACAGTGGCATTGGTATGTCGCAAGGCGAGATGTCTCGTGTATTTAAGCCCTTTGAGCAGGCTGATTCCACCACCACCAGACGGTTCGGTGGTACTGGCCTGGGACTATGTATCTCGAAAAATCTGGCTCAGCTATTAGGTGGAGACGTCAGCGTAGAAAGTGCTCAAGGGGTCGGCAGTTGCTTTATCATTAGCGTTGCAGCCAATCATCCGACGCAAGATTTTGCCTGGATTGACGATGAAGGCCAGCTGTCACACGATCACGTAATATCTGCCCAGCAACTGGAGCAAACCCAGCTGGAGGCAGAAATTCTGCTCGCCGAGGATAACCCGGATAACCAGGAGCTGCTGACCTTACTTCTCGGAGCTTGGGGACTCAAACCAGATATTGCCAGCAATGGCGCACAAGCCGTGGAGATGGCACTGGTCAACGATTACGATTTGATCCTAATGGACATGCAAATGCCGGTCATGGGTGGCCTTGAAGCCACTGAAATGCTGCGTCATGCCGCTTATGATGGCCCTATCATTGCGCTGACAGCCAATGTTATGAAACATGACATTGATACCTACCTGGCAGCCGGGTGTGATGCTACACTCGCCAAACCCATTGACCGTGAAAAGCTCGGCGCAGTCCTGCTTAATTACTTACAACTGGAAGACGACAAAAACTCTCAGTGGAACTCACTTTTACAAAGCGAAAAGTACTTACAAATCAGTCGCAACTACGTCGAAAAATTGCCCGATCAACTCATTCAGCTGGAACAGCTGTTTGGGGATCAGGAATGGGAATCACTCAGGGCGTTGGCGCACAGTCTCAAAGGCAGCGCCGGGTGCTTTGGCTTTAGCAACATCCACAGTGCCGCCGGCGATTTGGAAACCTGCTTGCGCGAAGACAATCCAACAAAGTGGGAATATGCCATGCTGACGCTCACACAGGCTATCAGATATACGCTAGAGCAGGAACACGCCTAA
- the rimI gene encoding ribosomal protein S18-alanine N-acetyltransferase, producing MTISIRPDHLAALPLQQVMDIEQACHTHPWTSKTMQSCLSGRYFNAALYLDEQLVGFYVGERAGPDFTLMDICITPTCQGQGLASQLLAHFVARCEQDRAENIFLEVRVGNEAAIGLYHKAGFTEMGVRKNYYPSTDGKEDALLMGKVLFNPELMDH from the coding sequence ATGACCATTTCTATCAGGCCTGATCACCTTGCTGCCTTGCCATTGCAACAGGTCATGGATATTGAACAGGCCTGCCATACACACCCCTGGACCAGCAAGACCATGCAGTCGTGTCTGAGTGGCCGTTATTTCAATGCTGCTTTGTATTTGGATGAGCAACTGGTTGGCTTTTATGTAGGTGAGCGGGCTGGCCCGGACTTTACGCTGATGGACATCTGTATCACGCCTACTTGTCAGGGGCAGGGCCTGGCCAGTCAGTTGTTGGCGCACTTCGTGGCACGTTGTGAGCAAGACCGCGCCGAAAATATCTTTTTGGAAGTGCGAGTCGGTAATGAAGCAGCCATTGGTTTATATCACAAGGCTGGATTTACGGAGATGGGTGTGCGTAAAAACTACTATCCTAGCACGGATGGTAAAGAAGATGCGTTGCTGATGGGGAAAGTGCTGTTTAACCCTGAACTCATGGATCACTGA